A window of Penaeus monodon isolate SGIC_2016 chromosome 40, NSTDA_Pmon_1, whole genome shotgun sequence contains these coding sequences:
- the LOC119597899 gene encoding uncharacterized protein LOC119597899, translated as MRKTTCSLMVALLAAIGLAADQPGSRDELWAPSFAQEPKGHPAALDWNAQAWHGASPMLRPSRPWPQADEDLARPAAWEATPQDTSPDAVRIHDDSVLGGDFSEAEKEAIMEVMHRRGSSSSSSGGGAPSSPTSPSWLAKRQTPRRLGWVVDLYRSVAQGLDPFVPQGETQGLSAAPERRSGRRPAACRFGPLALVCWNAARQVAVIRQRSSQYPQ; from the coding sequence ACGACGTGCAGCCTGATGGTGGCCCTCCTGGCGGCGATCGGCCTGGCGGCGGACCAGCCAGGCAGCCGGGACGAGCTGTGGGCGCCCTCCTTCGCCCAGGAGCCCAAAGGACACCCCGCCGCCCTGGACTGGAACGCCCAGGCCTGGCACGGCGCCTCACCCATGCTGAGGCCCAGCCGCCCCTGGCCGCAAGCCGACGAGGACCTGGCACGCCCAGCGGCTTGGGAAGCGACCCCGCAGGACACCTCGCCCGACGCGGTCCGGATTCACGACGACAGCGTCCTTGGCGGAGACTTCAGCGAGGCCGAGAAGGAGGCCATTATGGAGGTGATGCACCGAcggggcagcagcagcagcagcagcggcggcggcgccCCCTCGTCTCCGACCTCGCCCTCCTGGCTGGCCAAGCGGCAGACCCCTCGGCGCCTCGGCTGGGTGGTGGATCTGTACCGCTCGGTGGCCCAGGGTCTGGACCCTTTCGTCCCTCAGGGCGAGACGCAGGGCCTCTCGGCGGCCCCGGAGAGGCGCTCGGGACGGCGGCCGGCAGCCTGTCGGTTCGGCCCCCTGGCTCTGGTGTGCTGGAACGCCGCCCGGCAAGTAGCTGTCATAAGGCAACGCTCCAGTCAGTATCCGCAGTGA